The DNA segment GTTCTCGTTTGATCGTCATGCCCGCTATGACCTCGGATGGTTTCGCGCCTTACGTAAGCGCCGTCGAAAGTTCGTTCGGAAGAACGATAGATTACGCGATGACGATCAAGAATTACACGAAAAAGGGGAGGCGAGACGATGATTACCGCTATGAGCCGCCCCGTATTAAGAACGGTGAAGGCTTCATTACAAAGAAAACGGTGTTCGGAGCGCCTGATTTAGACTCCGCGAGTACAGCCTATATAGAGCGTCAAAACGGTACGATGAGACACCTTGTAGGGCGAATTCGTAGGCTATGTCTCGCGTTCTCAAAAGACCCTCGTCATCATTCCGCGGCTATCGCGTTAGGCTATCTTCATTACAATATGTGTCATGTGATCTCTACCTTACGGGTCACGCCCGCGATGCAACTAGGGGTGACGGATCACGTTTGGGACCTCCGCGAATTGTTGAAAAACCTCTTGACAGCCGAACCTTGTCCACCTCCGGATGTTCAGCCCCTCGCGTCACGAAAACCCGAGGTTGCCCATCGTGAGCTACCCAACGGTAGGGGGTTCCTCCGCGCGATCGATGGCGGGAAATCCGCGGCGAAAGCTCAGCCGTTGATCAAGCCGGTGAAACCGGAGAAGGGTCAGCTTGACCTGTTCGACGACGAGACGGACGAATGACGATTTGGTATTTCCATTTGAGAGGAGGTGTGGTTGGCGCTGGATTTCGATAGGTTTGGATGGACAAGCCTACGTTGAACGGCGTAGTTCCTAGGGATCCGGTGTAGATGGACGAATAAACGTGCATTCGATGGCGGTGTACTGTTTCATTCATCGAATGACGAGAGAACAAGAAGTGACGTTTGTGCTGCGTATGTACGGGTTACTCGGCAACCCCAAACATCCCATACAACATCGCTCCCCTGCTACAGGCGGCAACAACGACGCCCCTACTGATCGATTGGCTCATCGTTTCAAAAAGTTCGATGTTTTTGCTGGGCTCCTTCGCAAAAAACTTGCCAATCTCTTCTCCATCAGATCCTAAAATTGCGAAAGTAGTAGTCTCTTCAAGTGGAGATGGTTCGTCGGACGCGAACACCGGCTTAACCCCATACCTGACTATTTGATCCATCGAGTTGTCTTTGTTTGACACGACGAACCTGGCCGAACCCC comes from the Polyangiaceae bacterium genome and includes:
- a CDS encoding transposase — encoded protein: MSNVLSFERRLSVLAALVNGNSERAVERMTDVNRRTIRKLALSLGENAIHLHNKIARNLSCPLVQLDEIWSFVRKKQSRVTAKEHAEGLGEAYTFVALDSGSRFVICWKVGKRNEESAKSFVKDLRSRLIVMPAMTSDGFAPYVSAVESSFGRTIDYAMTIKNYTKKGRRDDDYRYEPPRIKNGEGFITKKTVFGAPDLDSASTAYIERQNGTMRHLVGRIRRLCLAFSKDPRHHSAAIALGYLHYNMCHVISTLRVTPAMQLGVTDHVWDLRELLKNLLTAEPCPPPDVQPLASRKPEVAHRELPNGRGFLRAIDGGKSAAKAQPLIKPVKPEKGQLDLFDDETDE